A portion of the Natronococcus sp. AD-5 genome contains these proteins:
- a CDS encoding Cdc6/Cdc18 family protein has protein sequence MIVDGRILREDFVPSEVVHRHDEVNLLSETLEPLVSGGRPDPSFLFGPTGVGKTCIARYTLGQLREQVPEVRVAYVNCWQEYTRFRVLYGVLEAIDRAIDVHRTTPKDELFRRLAGCDEQPIVVILDEVDQLEETAALYDLHRLPHVSLVLIANREEELFASLDDRVRSRLRAGTRVRFDRYGTDELVAILRERTIKALEPDVVTDAQLRRIADAASGDARVAIGVLRSAARRAERDRRAAITDEVLEAAIPNARTEIRRKTVEGLIEHQRVLYDVIAETGEIEPGALYEEYERRVDAPKSNRTLRNYLTKMVHYDLVVAVGERGGRTYRLVDGGECE, from the coding sequence GTGATCGTCGACGGCCGCATCCTGCGTGAGGATTTCGTTCCGAGCGAGGTCGTCCACCGCCACGACGAGGTGAACCTCCTCTCGGAGACGCTCGAGCCGCTGGTGTCCGGCGGCCGGCCCGATCCGTCGTTTCTCTTCGGTCCGACGGGGGTTGGCAAAACCTGCATCGCGCGGTACACGCTGGGACAGCTCCGCGAGCAGGTCCCGGAGGTTCGGGTCGCGTACGTCAACTGCTGGCAGGAGTACACCCGGTTTCGGGTGCTCTACGGCGTGCTCGAGGCGATCGACCGGGCGATCGACGTGCACCGCACGACGCCGAAGGACGAGCTGTTCCGGCGGCTGGCCGGGTGCGACGAGCAGCCGATCGTCGTCATCTTGGACGAAGTCGACCAACTCGAGGAGACGGCGGCGCTCTACGATCTGCACCGCTTGCCGCACGTCTCGCTCGTGTTGATCGCCAACCGCGAGGAGGAACTGTTCGCGAGCCTCGACGACCGCGTTCGATCGCGGCTGCGCGCCGGGACCCGGGTCCGGTTCGACCGCTACGGCACCGACGAACTCGTCGCGATCCTCCGGGAGCGAACGATCAAGGCGCTCGAGCCGGACGTCGTGACCGACGCGCAGCTCCGCCGGATCGCCGACGCCGCGTCGGGAGACGCCCGCGTGGCGATCGGCGTCCTCCGCTCGGCCGCCCGGCGGGCGGAGCGCGACCGGCGTGCGGCGATCACGGACGAGGTGCTCGAGGCGGCGATACCGAACGCCAGGACGGAGATCAGGCGAAAAACCGTGGAAGGGTTGATCGAGCACCAGCGCGTACTCTACGACGTGATCGCCGAAACCGGCGAGATCGAGCCGGGCGCCCTCTACGAGGAGTACGAACGGCGAGTCGACGCGCCGAAAAGCAACCGAACGCTGCGAAACTACCTGACGAAGATGGTCCACTACGACCTCGTCGTCGCCGTCGGCGAACGGGGAGGGCGGACCTATCGGCTCGTCGACGGCGGTGAGTGCGAGTAA
- a CDS encoding response regulator — MSKSGQHPPEPAQLLLVEDNPGDVRLTREAFKQGRIENDLHTVSDGSEALDFLHQRDEYADVPRPDLVLLDLNLPRKDGEEVLEELKDDSELRSIPVIVLTSSRAEEDVVRSYELHANAYLTKPVDPDEFIETVRAFEKFWFSVVRLPPEGEQS, encoded by the coding sequence ATGAGTAAGTCTGGACAACACCCTCCCGAACCAGCACAACTTCTGCTGGTCGAGGATAATCCGGGCGACGTTCGCCTAACTCGAGAGGCGTTCAAGCAAGGTCGAATCGAGAACGACCTGCACACCGTCTCGGACGGCAGCGAAGCGCTGGATTTCCTCCACCAGCGGGACGAGTACGCGGACGTTCCGCGTCCCGATCTCGTCCTCCTCGATCTCAACTTGCCCCGCAAAGACGGCGAGGAGGTTCTCGAGGAACTCAAAGACGACTCCGAACTCCGCTCGATCCCCGTGATCGTGTTGACGAGTTCGCGAGCCGAAGAGGACGTCGTCAGATCGTACGAACTGCACGCGAACGCCTATCTCACGAAACCGGTCGATCCCGACGAGTTCATCGAAACCGTTCGCGCCTTCGAGAAGTTCTGGTTCTCCGTGGTTCGGCTCCCGCCCGAAGGTGAACAGTCATGA
- a CDS encoding bacterio-opsin activator domain-containing protein produces MSDTETQPEIDDTGPDEAAEGTLELLLIEDNPGDARLIQEMLRDATELTERVNPEESSSQAPTVVHENRLEEGLETLESTATDLVLLDLNLPDSRGIETLEMVSEASDDTPIVVFTGVSDQEVGVQAIQSGAQDFLVKDEVTSELLVRTIHHAIERARQERERQRQREQLEALNRLNRIGHDITHAVITTETRAELEQQVCDRLVEADGYRFAWIGGVNPGSDRIEPKAAAGAEEGYLDEVEITTDENEESGRGPSGTAIRTGEVQIAHDIQTDATFEPWREAARERGFRSSASIPIVHEDLVYGVLNVYSGSTESFTNAEATILARIGDVIAHAITAIERKDALVSDAVIELEFRIEEMAEELIALSATESCTIEFNQMIHGDETLLVYGAARDVSQETFQETVAETDGISDLRILSARRDYFEFELVAPTAVSLFETIATHGGRVDSATIADGEFRFVVELPRGRDTRQMIELLKEHRSDLTYLAQRTTERGDRSNSGSASVLESDLTEKQRAALETAYFAGYFDWPRESTGEEIAERLGISPATFNQHLRTSERKFFDSVLGE; encoded by the coding sequence ATGAGCGACACCGAAACGCAGCCGGAGATCGACGATACCGGCCCCGACGAAGCCGCCGAGGGGACGCTCGAGCTGCTGTTGATCGAAGACAATCCCGGCGACGCGCGACTGATCCAGGAGATGCTCCGGGACGCGACGGAACTCACGGAGCGCGTCAACCCGGAGGAATCGTCGAGCCAGGCGCCGACGGTCGTCCACGAGAATCGACTCGAGGAAGGGCTCGAAACGCTCGAATCGACGGCTACGGACCTCGTCCTGCTCGACCTGAACCTGCCCGACAGCCGGGGCATCGAGACCCTCGAGATGGTTAGCGAGGCGAGCGACGACACGCCGATCGTCGTGTTCACCGGCGTCAGCGACCAGGAAGTCGGCGTACAGGCGATTCAAAGCGGCGCCCAGGACTTCCTCGTCAAGGACGAGGTCACCAGCGAACTGCTGGTCCGGACGATCCACCACGCGATCGAGCGAGCGCGCCAGGAGCGCGAGCGCCAGCGCCAGCGCGAACAGCTCGAGGCGCTCAACCGGCTCAACCGAATCGGCCACGACATCACTCACGCGGTGATCACGACCGAGACGCGCGCGGAGTTAGAACAGCAGGTCTGTGATCGCCTCGTCGAGGCGGACGGGTACCGGTTCGCGTGGATCGGCGGCGTCAATCCGGGGAGCGACCGCATCGAACCGAAGGCGGCGGCCGGCGCCGAGGAGGGCTATCTCGACGAGGTGGAGATCACCACCGACGAGAACGAAGAGAGCGGCCGGGGGCCGTCCGGAACGGCGATTCGAACCGGCGAGGTCCAGATCGCACACGACATCCAGACCGACGCGACGTTCGAACCCTGGCGGGAGGCGGCCCGCGAACGCGGCTTCCGCTCGTCGGCGTCGATCCCGATCGTCCACGAGGACCTCGTTTACGGCGTGTTGAACGTCTACTCGGGCTCGACGGAGTCGTTTACGAACGCCGAGGCGACGATCCTCGCGCGGATCGGCGACGTCATCGCCCACGCGATCACCGCGATCGAACGGAAGGACGCGCTGGTGAGCGACGCCGTCATCGAACTCGAGTTCCGGATCGAGGAGATGGCCGAGGAGTTGATCGCCCTCTCGGCGACCGAGTCGTGTACGATCGAGTTCAACCAGATGATCCACGGCGACGAGACGCTGCTGGTCTACGGCGCCGCACGCGACGTCTCACAGGAGACCTTCCAGGAAACGGTCGCGGAGACCGACGGGATCAGCGACCTCCGCATCCTCTCGGCCAGGCGGGACTACTTCGAGTTCGAACTCGTCGCACCCACCGCCGTCTCGCTGTTCGAGACGATCGCGACCCACGGCGGACGGGTCGACTCGGCGACGATCGCCGACGGGGAGTTCCGGTTCGTCGTCGAACTCCCGCGCGGTCGAGACACCCGCCAGATGATCGAACTGCTCAAGGAACACCGGTCGGACCTCACCTACCTCGCACAGCGAACGACGGAACGCGGCGACCGTTCCAACTCCGGGTCGGCGTCGGTCCTCGAGAGCGACCTCACGGAGAAACAGCGGGCCGCCCTCGAGACGGCGTACTTCGCGGGCTACTTCGACTGGCCTCGCGAGAGTACGGGCGAGGAGATTGCCGAACGGCTCGGCATCTCGCCGGCGACGTTCAACCAGCACCTCCGGACCTCCGAGCGGAAGTTCTTCGACTCGGTGCTCGGCGAGTAA
- a CDS encoding LLM class flavin-dependent oxidoreductase, translating to MNLSIVDLAPVPDDGSATEAYENSVELARVAEGLGYSRYWVAEHHGLADSIASTTPEVLIAHLAAKTEDIRVGSGTVLLNHYSPFKVAETFSSLDALAPGRVDLGLGRATGMPAVDRALGTERRKRNPDRDHAEKIEAAVSHLYDGFDDGHPYAEIQLARSADDVPEVWVLGSSPSSAEIAGELGLRYCFAAFIRPRLAERAFETYREHFAPSEFGAGPDEPQGMLAVNAVCAETDREAARLRSTAEASYKRMQRGVVGSLPPVGEAIDELGGVPEPTPSSLPDGEWPRSISGSPETMRDLLEGLTDRVGVDDVIVQNLVADHDDVLRSHELLAEAVGLEGR from the coding sequence GTGAACCTCTCGATCGTCGACCTCGCGCCCGTTCCGGACGACGGAAGCGCGACCGAGGCCTACGAGAACAGCGTCGAACTCGCTCGAGTCGCCGAGGGGCTGGGCTACTCGCGGTACTGGGTGGCCGAACACCACGGACTGGCCGACTCCATCGCGAGCACCACGCCGGAGGTGCTGATCGCCCACCTCGCCGCGAAGACCGAGGACATTCGTGTGGGCTCCGGCACCGTCCTGCTCAACCACTACAGCCCGTTCAAGGTCGCCGAGACGTTCAGCTCCCTCGACGCGCTGGCACCCGGCCGGGTCGACCTCGGCCTCGGTCGCGCGACGGGGATGCCCGCCGTTGACCGCGCGCTCGGAACCGAGCGGCGAAAGCGCAACCCCGATCGGGACCACGCCGAGAAGATCGAGGCGGCCGTGAGTCACCTCTACGACGGGTTCGACGACGGTCACCCGTACGCCGAGATCCAGCTGGCCCGTTCGGCCGACGACGTTCCCGAAGTGTGGGTGCTGGGATCGAGCCCCTCGAGCGCCGAGATTGCCGGCGAGCTCGGGCTTCGCTATTGCTTCGCCGCGTTCATCCGGCCGCGGCTCGCCGAGCGCGCCTTCGAGACCTACCGGGAGCACTTCGCCCCCTCCGAGTTCGGCGCCGGCCCCGACGAACCGCAGGGGATGCTCGCGGTGAACGCGGTCTGCGCCGAGACCGATCGGGAGGCGGCCCGGCTTCGTTCGACGGCCGAAGCCTCGTACAAACGCATGCAGCGCGGGGTCGTCGGCTCGCTGCCGCCCGTCGGGGAGGCGATCGACGAACTCGGCGGCGTTCCCGAACCGACGCCGAGTTCGCTTCCGGACGGCGAGTGGCCGCGGTCGATCTCGGGGAGTCCGGAGACGATGCGGGACCTGCTCGAGGGACTCACCGACCGCGTCGGCGTCGACGACGTGATCGTCCAGAACCTCGTCGCCGACCACGACGACGTGCTCCGCTCGCACGAACTGCTCGCCGAGGCCGTCGGGCTCGAGGGACGCTAA
- the arcS gene encoding archaeosine synthase subunit alpha, which yields MTDHFEVHARDGAARVGELRLESPLTTPALVGGVLEDAGSLWSADREVPEGDDSRLTVLPHRAFPGGTAEEVQESFAVDYPDVDYPSVAVVSSEHADDHGTDAYALSDVQSVVGHGAALVEAVVNAREAIPTDTALLFSGVATPRNVALLAYAGVDCFDETAAVVKGTEGRYLTTDEAYFLEDLEELPCSCPACQKPREEFTRENCAEHNVNALEAELGIVRRRIRDGRLRDYVEGQARHDQWLTAAVRELDAQWGYLEERTPILRDSQIDAATEDTLRRVEIQRYADRVTTRYRNRFSNPLVLVPCSAAKPYSESQSHRQFHDAIQWRAHLVSMTSPIGVVPQELETTYPAQHYDTVVTGRWSEDEKRFVSEVLRRYLERNDYPKIIAHVPDEGYRDIVERVEKRLEIDVTYTVEEHPTDTESLANLQRALSGELKYSKREREHNTVRAIADYLLGDGAGDDLFEDIQTTSRYPKIQVRDREDTQLATMVPQYGTLSFTLEGAKRWIESDAPTKRVEIDGFVPHGSVLAPGVVDADEEIRVGDEVVVEGPKAFGVGRAEMFGREMAESTRGIACEIRHVEEK from the coding sequence ATGACCGACCACTTCGAAGTACACGCACGCGACGGGGCCGCGCGCGTGGGCGAACTTCGCCTCGAGTCGCCCCTGACGACCCCCGCGCTCGTCGGCGGCGTGCTCGAGGACGCGGGTTCGCTCTGGAGCGCCGACCGCGAGGTGCCCGAGGGCGACGACTCGCGGCTCACCGTCCTCCCCCACCGGGCGTTTCCCGGCGGCACCGCCGAGGAAGTCCAGGAGTCGTTCGCCGTCGACTACCCCGACGTGGACTACCCTAGCGTCGCCGTCGTCTCGAGCGAGCACGCCGACGATCACGGCACGGATGCCTACGCGCTCTCGGACGTCCAGTCCGTCGTGGGCCACGGCGCGGCGCTGGTCGAGGCCGTCGTGAACGCCCGCGAGGCCATCCCGACCGACACCGCCCTGCTGTTCTCCGGGGTCGCCACGCCGCGAAACGTCGCCTTACTCGCGTACGCCGGCGTCGACTGCTTCGACGAGACGGCCGCCGTCGTGAAGGGCACCGAGGGTCGCTACCTCACGACCGACGAGGCGTACTTCCTCGAGGACCTGGAGGAACTCCCCTGCTCCTGTCCCGCCTGCCAGAAACCGCGCGAGGAGTTCACCCGCGAGAACTGCGCCGAGCACAACGTCAACGCCCTCGAGGCCGAGTTGGGGATCGTCCGCCGGCGGATCCGGGACGGCCGGCTTCGGGACTACGTCGAAGGACAGGCTCGCCACGACCAGTGGCTCACCGCCGCCGTGCGCGAACTCGACGCGCAGTGGGGCTACCTCGAGGAACGGACGCCCATCCTGCGCGATTCGCAGATCGACGCCGCGACCGAGGACACCTTGCGGCGGGTCGAGATCCAGCGCTACGCGGATCGCGTCACGACGCGGTACCGCAACCGCTTTTCGAACCCCCTCGTGCTGGTACCCTGCTCGGCCGCGAAACCCTACAGCGAGTCCCAGAGCCACCGCCAGTTCCACGACGCCATCCAGTGGCGCGCCCACCTCGTCTCGATGACGAGCCCCATCGGCGTCGTCCCCCAGGAACTCGAGACGACCTACCCGGCTCAGCACTACGACACCGTCGTCACGGGCCGGTGGTCCGAAGACGAGAAGCGGTTTGTGAGCGAGGTGCTCCGGCGCTACCTCGAGCGCAACGACTACCCGAAGATCATCGCGCACGTCCCCGACGAGGGCTACCGCGACATCGTCGAGCGCGTCGAGAAGCGACTCGAGATCGACGTCACCTACACCGTCGAGGAACACCCGACCGATACCGAGTCGCTCGCGAACCTCCAGCGGGCGCTGTCGGGCGAGCTCAAGTACTCCAAGCGCGAGCGCGAGCACAACACCGTCCGCGCGATCGCGGACTACCTGCTCGGCGACGGGGCCGGCGACGACCTCTTCGAGGACATCCAGACGACGAGCCGCTACCCGAAGATCCAGGTTCGCGACCGCGAGGATACCCAGCTCGCGACGATGGTCCCCCAGTACGGAACGCTCTCCTTCACGCTCGAGGGCGCGAAGCGCTGGATCGAGAGCGACGCGCCGACGAAGCGCGTCGAAATCGACGGCTTCGTCCCGCACGGCAGCGTGCTCGCGCCGGGCGTCGTCGACGCCGACGAGGAGATCCGCGTCGGCGACGAGGTCGTCGTCGAGGGGCCGAAGGCGTTCGGCGTCGGCCGCGCCGAGATGTTCGGCCGCGAGATGGCCGAGAGCACGCGCGGGATCGCCTGCGAGATCCGTCACGTCGAAGAGAAGTAG
- a CDS encoding TRAM domain-containing protein gives MLGVASLVLGGIVGLLFVSWLIGRIRDGGSEQRESYRRHREAQRREPPVEVGETRTAAVEEFTTHHTGERRAVCKVEGFVVFVQDLPGDLEETDAIRIKILSFNRGRTSATATFLERA, from the coding sequence ATGCTCGGGGTTGCATCGCTCGTACTCGGGGGTATCGTCGGACTCCTCTTCGTGTCGTGGTTGATCGGCCGAATTCGCGACGGTGGGAGCGAGCAGCGGGAATCCTACCGGCGCCACAGGGAAGCCCAGCGGCGCGAGCCGCCGGTCGAGGTCGGGGAGACCAGAACGGCCGCCGTCGAGGAGTTTACGACGCATCACACCGGCGAACGCCGCGCCGTCTGCAAGGTCGAAGGGTTCGTCGTCTTCGTCCAGGATCTCCCCGGCGACCTCGAGGAGACCGACGCGATCCGGATCAAGATCCTCTCGTTCAACCGGGGACGCACGTCCGCGACCGCGACCTTCCTCGAGCGCGCCTGA
- a CDS encoding HalOD1 output domain-containing protein: MTDSIGSSGGGRSGPSVDVAIVRAVADRQGIEPTELPPLYEWVDPEALQRLFDAPAYGSASERRFVFDYAGHTVTVEHDDELSITVDESATGPTATSDSSDESRSDA, translated from the coding sequence GTGACTGATTCGATCGGCAGTTCGGGGGGCGGCCGGTCCGGACCGAGCGTCGACGTCGCGATCGTCCGGGCAGTCGCCGATCGTCAGGGAATCGAGCCGACCGAACTACCGCCGCTGTACGAGTGGGTCGATCCGGAGGCGCTCCAGCGTCTCTTCGATGCACCTGCGTACGGCTCCGCGAGCGAGCGGCGATTCGTCTTCGACTACGCGGGACACACCGTTACCGTCGAGCACGACGACGAGCTCTCGATCACCGTCGACGAGTCGGCAACCGGACCGACGGCGACGAGCGACTCCTCCGACGAATCTCGTTCCGACGCGTAA
- the tgtA gene encoding tRNA guanosine(15) transglycosylase TgtA — translation MRECFELRDTDAGGRIGELTVPRADVTVETPALLPVINPNLDTISPRRLAEEFGAEILITNSYIIYGTEDVREAALEDGLHELLEFPGAIMTDSGSFQLAEYGEIDVTTEEILEFQHAIGSDIGTPVDIPTPPDVSRERAEGELETTQERLEIAETVETGEMLVSGPVQGSTYPDLREEAGRHARGTDLDVFPVGAVVPLMNDYRYADMIDAVAGAKRGLGADAPVHLFGAGHPMMFALAVAMGCDLFDSAAYALYARDDRYLTVRGTRHLDDLDYAPCSCPVCTAHGPDDLRALPDERREKELAAHNLHVTFEEIRRIKQAIRAGNLLELVEQRARAHPTMLDGYRTLLDHADQLERSDPVSKGAFFYASHESARRPEVLRHHKRLERLEVPDSLFLTEGGSASGDAYDDSWRVEPPFGPFPRALSKSYPLTAEVPIRTDRAALEAAADGVTRLVETNPDTEFALGHRGWPAEVLERVPETVKLVDLTGSRD, via the coding sequence ATGCGCGAGTGCTTCGAACTCCGGGATACCGACGCCGGCGGCCGAATCGGTGAGCTCACCGTACCGCGCGCCGACGTGACCGTCGAGACGCCGGCGCTGCTGCCGGTGATCAACCCGAACCTGGACACGATCAGCCCCCGTCGGCTCGCCGAGGAGTTCGGCGCCGAGATTCTCATCACGAACTCGTATATCATCTACGGCACCGAGGACGTCCGCGAGGCCGCCCTGGAGGACGGACTCCACGAGCTGCTCGAGTTCCCCGGCGCGATCATGACCGACTCCGGCTCCTTCCAGCTCGCGGAGTACGGGGAAATCGACGTCACCACCGAGGAAATCCTCGAGTTCCAGCACGCGATCGGCTCCGACATCGGGACGCCGGTCGACATCCCGACGCCGCCGGACGTCTCCCGCGAGCGGGCCGAAGGCGAACTCGAGACCACCCAGGAGCGCCTCGAGATCGCCGAAACCGTCGAGACGGGGGAGATGCTCGTCAGCGGCCCCGTCCAGGGATCGACCTACCCCGACCTCCGCGAGGAGGCCGGCCGCCACGCCCGGGGGACGGACCTCGACGTCTTCCCGGTCGGCGCGGTCGTTCCGCTGATGAACGACTACCGCTACGCCGACATGATCGACGCCGTCGCCGGCGCCAAGCGCGGCCTCGGTGCGGACGCGCCCGTCCACCTCTTCGGGGCCGGCCACCCGATGATGTTCGCGCTCGCGGTCGCGATGGGCTGTGACCTCTTCGACTCGGCCGCCTACGCGCTCTACGCCCGCGACGACCGCTACCTGACCGTTCGGGGCACGCGCCACCTGGACGACCTGGACTACGCGCCGTGTTCGTGTCCGGTCTGCACCGCCCACGGTCCCGACGACCTCCGCGCCCTCCCGGACGAGCGACGCGAGAAGGAGCTCGCCGCCCACAACCTCCACGTGACCTTCGAGGAGATCCGCCGCATCAAGCAGGCCATCCGCGCGGGGAACCTCCTCGAGCTGGTCGAGCAGCGCGCCCGCGCCCACCCGACGATGCTCGACGGCTACCGCACGCTGCTCGACCACGCCGACCAGCTCGAGCGATCCGATCCCGTCTCGAAGGGCGCGTTCTTCTACGCGTCCCACGAGAGCGCCCGCCGACCCGAAGTGCTTCGTCACCACAAGCGCCTCGAGCGACTCGAGGTTCCCGACTCGCTCTTTCTCACGGAGGGCGGTTCGGCGAGCGGGGACGCTTACGACGATTCCTGGCGCGTCGAACCCCCGTTCGGACCGTTCCCGCGAGCGCTCTCGAAGAGCTATCCGCTCACCGCGGAGGTTCCGATCCGGACGGATCGCGCCGCGCTCGAAGCCGCGGCCGACGGCGTGACCCGGTTAGTCGAGACGAATCCCGACACCGAGTTCGCGCTCGGTCACCGGGGGTGGCCCGCCGAGGTGCTCGAGCGAGTTCCGGAGACGGTAAAACTGGTCGACCTGACCGGGAGTCGCGACTAA
- a CDS encoding NUDIX hydrolase, giving the protein MPTDPLAWETLDRRVAYACPGFDVVNETVQLPDGTETEFDYLSEPASVCILPFTPDGDVVCIEEWRQAVSRVNRGLPVGGTEPGDDDLEAAARRELAEETGHEAERLEPLVTVEPANGIADAVLHFFVARGCRPTAEQRLDHNESIRVTDATLEELTEAVRAGEIRDGRTVLALSYYRLFGPDE; this is encoded by the coding sequence ATGCCTACGGATCCACTCGCCTGGGAGACGCTCGATCGACGGGTAGCGTACGCCTGTCCCGGCTTCGACGTGGTTAACGAGACCGTGCAGCTTCCCGACGGGACCGAGACCGAGTTCGACTACCTCTCGGAGCCCGCGAGCGTCTGCATCCTGCCGTTTACCCCCGACGGCGACGTCGTCTGTATCGAAGAGTGGCGCCAGGCGGTCTCCCGGGTCAACCGCGGCCTCCCCGTCGGCGGCACCGAACCCGGCGACGACGACCTCGAGGCCGCCGCCCGACGCGAACTCGCCGAGGAGACGGGCCACGAGGCCGAGCGACTCGAGCCGCTGGTGACCGTCGAGCCGGCGAACGGGATCGCCGACGCCGTCCTCCACTTCTTCGTCGCCCGCGGCTGCCGTCCCACCGCGGAGCAGCGGCTCGACCACAACGAGAGCATTCGCGTGACCGACGCGACGCTCGAGGAGCTCACGGAGGCGGTCCGAGCGGGCGAGATCCGCGACGGACGGACGGTGCTGGCGCTCTCGTACTACCGGCTGTTCGGCCCGGACGAGTAA
- a CDS encoding PadR family transcriptional regulator has protein sequence MDQLTGFQRDLLYVIAGKERPSGQEILDDINRYIDQPVTHGRLYPNLDTLVEKELVEKGQLDRRTNYYALTPKGNRELQQRQEWVDRYVDV, from the coding sequence ATGGATCAACTAACTGGCTTCCAGCGTGACTTGCTGTACGTCATCGCGGGCAAGGAACGACCGTCCGGACAGGAGATTCTCGACGATATTAACCGATACATCGACCAACCGGTCACGCACGGCCGACTGTATCCCAATCTCGATACGCTCGTCGAGAAGGAACTCGTCGAGAAGGGGCAACTCGACCGCCGGACGAACTACTACGCACTGACGCCGAAGGGGAATCGCGAACTTCAACAACGCCAGGAGTGGGTCGACCGGTACGTCGACGTCTGA
- a CDS encoding PPOX class F420-dependent oxidoreductase has translation MTSVPDEYRDLFEKPTFAHVATMTADGFPHVTPVWIDYDPEADRLLVNTERGRQKERNARENPAVGVSMTDPDEPYRFLSVIGEVEELTTEGAREHIDELAKRYVDVDEYPNPIETERIVMRIRPERVF, from the coding sequence ATGACGTCCGTTCCAGACGAGTACCGCGACCTGTTCGAGAAGCCGACGTTCGCCCACGTCGCGACGATGACCGCCGACGGCTTCCCGCACGTGACGCCGGTCTGGATCGACTACGATCCCGAGGCCGACCGCCTGCTGGTCAACACCGAGCGCGGCCGCCAGAAGGAGCGCAACGCGCGCGAGAATCCCGCGGTCGGGGTCAGCATGACCGATCCGGACGAACCGTACCGATTCCTGTCCGTGATCGGCGAGGTCGAGGAGTTGACGACGGAGGGGGCTCGAGAACACATCGACGAGCTCGCGAAGCGGTACGTGGACGTCGACGAGTATCCGAACCCGATCGAGACAGAGCGAATTGTGATGCGGATTCGGCCTGAACGGGTTTTCTAG
- a CDS encoding response regulator has product MTEADADLPDSADILLVEDNPGDVRLMKEGFDASPLDPTVHTVTDGDDALEFLFQRGDYVDAPRPDLVILDLNLPRTSGDDVLAELKEDLNHRRIPVIVFTSSQAEDDVITSYNYHANACLTKPDHATEFIETIGRVVELWFTLLRLPSDEE; this is encoded by the coding sequence ATGACTGAGGCGGACGCCGACCTTCCGGATAGCGCTGATATCCTCCTCGTTGAGGACAATCCTGGCGATGTCCGCCTCATGAAAGAGGGATTCGATGCCAGTCCACTCGATCCCACCGTCCACACTGTCACTGACGGTGACGATGCCCTTGAGTTTCTCTTTCAGCGTGGTGACTATGTTGACGCGCCTCGACCGGATCTCGTGATTCTCGATCTCAACTTGCCGCGTACAAGTGGCGACGACGTTCTCGCCGAACTCAAGGAGGACCTCAATCACCGCCGCATTCCCGTCATTGTGTTCACGAGCTCGCAGGCGGAAGACGACGTGATCACATCGTACAACTATCACGCGAATGCCTGTCTCACGAAGCCCGACCATGCGACCGAGTTCATCGAGACGATTGGGAGGGTTGTCGAGCTATGGTTCACACTCCTTCGGCTACCGTCTGACGAGGAGTGA